A stretch of DNA from Bacillota bacterium:
TCATATCCTTTAAACCACTTAGTTCACGGCGGATCTCGGATAGGTTCAGCGGCACCTCGCTATTTGTTCCTGTTTCGATTTGTGCGGCCTCACTCTCATCTGAATTATTTGGGCGAGGAGGGCGACCGCGATTGGAACGGGAGACGGGTTTAGTCGGAAGTTCGGACGACATATCTACACCAATTAACTGGCGCAATTCACGTTCAAGCTGAACCACCGCCTCGATTTGACCCCGGATATCCTCTGTGCTGCGGTGTAACTCTTCAATTTCCATGGCTTGTCGCCGATTTTCCGCTTGTAAACTCTGAATTCGTCCCAGGTCATCAGCCACAGTGATGTAAACATAGGTCAAATATCCCAGAACCAATATTAAACCAACTAAGACACCACTGGTTATCCCCAATACCCATCTTGGGAGGCGAAAGCTCTTGACCTGAGCGCGACCATTCGGCACCAATAACAAAGTGAACGACCGAGGTTTGGTTCTCTTTTTTTGTGCCATGACCACCACCCTCAAACAGCAAATCCGTTAGAATTCTAACGCCTCGTCGCTTTAGTATCAAGTGCCTTTTTAATAGCAGCTTTTTCCTCCGCGGTTAGAAGATATGATGATTGCCCGCCGGTTACTGGCTTGGCGTAAGTTCGAGTATCTTCCCGGCCATAAAGACTGCTGAACACAACGCCATCTCCGTGTTGGTCTAACAGCGCTACCGCGAAACTGAGATCACTGCCAACATCTTCAAAAGCGTTAAACCGAACAACACCGACCCCCTGGATGCACCGTTGCGTTATACCTTCCAGCCGTCGACAGATTAGTTCAACTTCTTCAACCCGGTGAAAACCGGCTTTAACCAGTTTAAGGTTTTCCAGTAGCATATCTTCCAGATTCTTGCCCTCCATACCGGCCATAAACTGCCGGTATCGTCTATTAAGCCGGGTTGTCCTGATTATAAGAATTAATAGGAGAAGCAAATCAATTACGGTGGTAACCAGCAAAAACAGCAGTAATAAATCTCGATATGGTGTAATAAATGGTAGTTCTATTCCCACTGCAATACCTCCACGTTTCTCATATTCTTTTTTAGTGTAGTTTGATAGTTTGAACCAAATTTTTTAAACGGTCGGACTAAAATATTTCCACAGAAAAATAAATTTTCCTTTTCCGGCAGAAACCTACCAAAAAATTTTTGCAAGGTGGCGTTAGGCATCACCAGTTTGACAATTATTGTTCACTTGGGATAAAATGTGAAAAAGCATTGCCGAAAAAGCGACTTTATGATTGGGGTGATAAGAATGCGTATTGCCTATTTGGATTGCATTGGCGGAATAAGCGGGAACATGTGTTTGGGGGCTCTCTTAGATGCTGGTCTTCCGCTCGACAGTTTGGAAGCAGAACTGCGGAAATTACCCCTTGACGACTACCAGTTACGGGTTGAGTCGGTTAAAAGGGGACCACTGGGAGCAACCTTGGTTGAAGTCGTCGAGCGTGAACTTACACACCATAAGCACGAACACCGGTCCTGGACGCAGATAAAAGAAATGATTTTGACCAGTAGCCTGTCTCCAAGCGTGAAAAGTAAGTCTTTAGCCGTGTTTGAACGTTTAGCAATAGCCGAGGCGACTATTCACCGTTGTCCACTTGAAGTTCTTCAATTTCATGAAGTTGGCGCAATTGACTCAATAGTTGATATTGTTGGGACAGTGGCGGGTTTTGATCTCCTCGGCGTAGAGAAAATCTTCTGCTCTCCGTTGCCGATGGGTTCTGGGTTTGTTAATTGCGCCCATGGTGTCCTGCCCCTTCCGGCACCGGCTACCCTGGAGCTATTGAAGGGTTTCCCTGTTTATTCGGTTCAGGTCACTGGGGAGACGGTCACCCCAACCGGAGCAGCCCTGGTTACCTCTCTGGCCACTGCTTTTGGCACCCTGCCGGCCCAGACAATTGAAAGAATTGGCTATGGAGCCGGCAGTAATGAGCGCTCATTCCCCAATGTTTTGCGTCTGGTGGTCGGGGAAGAAATGGCCAACAATATGACTTCACCGCATAATACCTTAGATCAACAAACATCCGTATGCGTGTTAGAAACAAACATTGACGACATGAACCCCGAATGGTATGCCTATGTGGCCGAGCGTCTATTCAGCGAGGGGGCGCTGGACGTATTCCTGACACCGGTTCAGATGAAAAAAAATCGCCCGGGGACATTACTCACCGTCCTCAGTGCGCCAGAATTGGCTGACCGCTTATGTGTTATCCTCCTTGAAGAAACCACTACCCTTGGTGTTCGCATTCGGGAAGAACGCCGCTTTATCGCTGACCGGTTCCGGGAGGTTGTCCCTACTCCCTATGGTGAGATCCGGGTTAAATTCAGAAAGAACCTGTCAACTGCCGTAACATCAAATATCGCTTCAGAATATTTCGCCCCTGAATTCGAAGATTGTCGCCTTGCTGCTAAAACCCATGGTGTGCCTTTGTGGGTTGTGTACGATGCCGTCCGTTCCCAATTTCTAAAACAAAAACGTGATAATTGACACCAATCAAAGGAAAATCCCAGCCAGCAATGCAGCCACCAGTATCGCTGGCAGGAGGTTTCCTACTTTTATCACGCTAATGTTTAACATGTTAAAACCGATCCCCATGATTAATAGTCCACCTGTCGCTGACATCTCCGTGATTACTGGCTGAGTTAGCGCTCCCTGCAACCACCCAGCCAACAATGTTATCCCTCCCTGGTAGATAAATATTGACCCTGCCGAAAAAACCACCCCCAACCCCATGGTGGAAGCAAAAACGACGGCGGAAATACCATCGAGGATAGACTTGGCGTAGAGAATTTGATAATTTTGATGCAGCCCGCTTTCCAGCGAACCAACAATTGCCATTGCTCCAACACAATAAATAAGACTCGAGGTAACAAAAGCCCGAGCTACATTGCCCTTTTTTTCTTTCATCATTTCCTCTAGCCTTTTTCCTAATTGTTCTAACCGACCTTCGAACTCCAGTAATTCGCCGATTGTCCCGCCTGCAACCAGGCTACCGATTACGATTAGGATGTTCTGGGTTGTCAACGCCATTTGTAACCCGATTAATATAACCGCTAGACTAATCCCCTTCATGAGAGTATCTCCCATGCCTCTACTCACTTTTTGTCCAATGATTACGCCGAGCATTCCGCCAATTATTACTGCTCCTGCGTTTACAATTGTCCCCCACATAACTTTGCTCCATCCCTTGAAAATATATATCCAGATACGTCTTTCGCAGACAAAAAATACTGTTCCACGTGGAACAATTTATGGCTGCTCATGGTCCAGCAATTTGTTTCACGTGGAACATTCATTGTTTTTATCCTGACCATTTATATACATTTCTATTTCATCCTTCCACTCTATACGTCCTGTCCATCAAGGATTGTCTCCACTATCCTCTGTAATTCTTCTTCGCTGTAATAACAAATTTCAATCTTTCCGCCCTTCCCGGCTTTTTTTATATTAACTTTTGTGTTAAAAATTTCGCGTAACCGCTCCTCAATCTCCCTCATGGCTCCGTCCTGTTCCTGTGAACTTGTCTGCTTCCGGCTTATTTTGAGAGGTCGGTTCTCAAGCTGCACCAAATTTTCCACTTCTCTAACAGTTAGATTATCCCGAGCAGCACGCTCAGCCATTTCCATAAGTTTTTTTTCCTCAGAGATACCCAGTAACGCCTTGGCGTGTCCTGTTGAAAGAATCCCGTCAGCTACTAGTTCCTGCACTTTTGGCGGTAAATTCAGCAATCGAACAGAGTTAGCAATGTAAGATCGGCTTTTTCCTACCCGTTCTGACAACTTTTCTTGCGTAAAACCAAACTCGTTCATTAATCGTCGGTATGCTGTTGCTTCTTCTAATGGATTGAGATCTTCACGCTGAATGTTTTCAACAAGCGATAATTCTGTGACATTTAAATCATCGACCTCTTTAATAATTGCCGGAATCGTGTCCAGCCCTAACTTCAGGCAAGCCCGCCAGCGACGTTCACCGGCTATTAATTCGTAGCTGCCTTCTCCTACCGGTCGAACTACTACTGGCTGAATAACCCCATGTTCTTTTATCGAAGTCGCCAGTTCTGCCAGTTTTTCCTCCTTAAATTCCCGCCGTGGTTGTTGGGGGTTTGGGCGGATGGCCGTAATAGCAAGCTCCCGGATCATTCCCTCGCCATCCTGGGCGACCGGCGTATTTGGTATAAGTGCTTGCAATCCTCGCCCTAATCCCCTTTTATTCATTTTCCATCACTTCCTTCGCTAATTCATGATATACCTCGGCTCCTCGTGACTTTGGATCATAAGTTATAACCGGTTTCCCGTGGCTGGGTGCCTCACTCAATCTAATGTTTCGCGGGATGATCGTGCGAAATACCTTATTCTTAAAATATGCCTTTACTTCATCAACTACCTGAATCGACAGATTTGTCCTCGCATCAAACATAGTTAAAACAACGCCTTCTATTTCCAAGCTGGGGTTGAGGTGCTTTTTGACCAGCTGAAAGGTATGTATTAACTGGCCGAGCCCTTCCAGGGCATAATATTCACACTGAATCGGGATCAATAAGCGGTCGGCCGCAGTAAGCGCGTTCAGAGTTAACAAGCCGAGCGACGGTGGGCAGTCGATGATGACATAATCGTATTCATCTCGAACCCGTTCGATGGCTTTTTTTAACTTGGCTTCCCGGGATATCGCGGAAACCAGCTCAATCTCTGCGCCAGCCAGCTGGATAGTAGCAGGAACAACATACAAATTTGGAATTTCCGTCCCTTGAATAACCGCTTCCACCGGAATGCCGTTGATCAAAATATCATACACACAAGCTTTTAAATCCTGCCGATCTACACCCAGCCCACTGCTTGCATTCCCCTGGGGATCGATATCTATCAGCAACACTTTTCGGCCGTTAGCGGCTAAACATGCTCCTAGGTTAACTGCGGTAGTGGTTTTCGCCACACCCCCCTTTTGGTTAGCAATAGCCATTACCTTGCCCATGACCCGATCACCCCCCTGCCAGCCTTACACATCACATTATCACTTAGAATTCAACAAATACACCGAACTTCCTTCCTGCATTGTCCAGGGTGAACAT
This window harbors:
- a CDS encoding M23 family metallopeptidase; the encoded protein is MAQKKRTKPRSFTLLLVPNGRAQVKSFRLPRWVLGITSGVLVGLILVLGYLTYVYITVADDLGRIQSLQAENRRQAMEIEELHRSTEDIRGQIEAVVQLERELRQLIGVDMSSELPTKPVSRSNRGRPPRPNNSDESEAAQIETGTNSEVPLNLSEIRRELSGLKDMIRDEYKNLTLLKNEVINKQDVFLAVPNRWPINGRVTSEFGYRRSPFGIRKEFHSGLDIAAAYGTKVSAAGAGIVTFAGWRPDYGRMITIDHGNGYVTHYAHNSRLLVKEGEHVQKGQAIAEVGNSGRSTGPHLHFMLELNGSLTDPLTVLYP
- a CDS encoding AAA family ATPase, translated to MGKVMAIANQKGGVAKTTTAVNLGACLAANGRKVLLIDIDPQGNASSGLGVDRQDLKACVYDILINGIPVEAVIQGTEIPNLYVVPATIQLAGAEIELVSAISREAKLKKAIERVRDEYDYVIIDCPPSLGLLTLNALTAADRLLIPIQCEYYALEGLGQLIHTFQLVKKHLNPSLEIEGVVLTMFDARTNLSIQVVDEVKAYFKNKVFRTIIPRNIRLSEAPSHGKPVITYDPKSRGAEVYHELAKEVMENE
- a CDS encoding ParB/RepB/Spo0J family partition protein encodes the protein MNKRGLGRGLQALIPNTPVAQDGEGMIRELAITAIRPNPQQPRREFKEEKLAELATSIKEHGVIQPVVVRPVGEGSYELIAGERRWRACLKLGLDTIPAIIKEVDDLNVTELSLVENIQREDLNPLEEATAYRRLMNEFGFTQEKLSERVGKSRSYIANSVRLLNLPPKVQELVADGILSTGHAKALLGISEEKKLMEMAERAARDNLTVREVENLVQLENRPLKISRKQTSSQEQDGAMREIEERLREIFNTKVNIKKAGKGGKIEICYYSEEELQRIVETILDGQDV
- a CDS encoding DUF554 domain-containing protein; this encodes MWGTIVNAGAVIIGGMLGVIIGQKVSRGMGDTLMKGISLAVILIGLQMALTTQNILIVIGSLVAGGTIGELLEFEGRLEQLGKRLEEMMKEKKGNVARAFVTSSLIYCVGAMAIVGSLESGLHQNYQILYAKSILDGISAVVFASTMGLGVVFSAGSIFIYQGGITLLAGWLQGALTQPVITEMSATGGLLIMGIGFNMLNISVIKVGNLLPAILVAALLAGIFL
- the larC gene encoding nickel pincer cofactor biosynthesis protein LarC yields the protein MRIAYLDCIGGISGNMCLGALLDAGLPLDSLEAELRKLPLDDYQLRVESVKRGPLGATLVEVVERELTHHKHEHRSWTQIKEMILTSSLSPSVKSKSLAVFERLAIAEATIHRCPLEVLQFHEVGAIDSIVDIVGTVAGFDLLGVEKIFCSPLPMGSGFVNCAHGVLPLPAPATLELLKGFPVYSVQVTGETVTPTGAALVTSLATAFGTLPAQTIERIGYGAGSNERSFPNVLRLVVGEEMANNMTSPHNTLDQQTSVCVLETNIDDMNPEWYAYVAERLFSEGALDVFLTPVQMKKNRPGTLLTVLSAPELADRLCVILLEETTTLGVRIREERRFIADRFREVVPTPYGEIRVKFRKNLSTAVTSNIASEYFAPEFEDCRLAAKTHGVPLWVVYDAVRSQFLKQKRDN
- a CDS encoding DUF4446 family protein, which encodes MGIELPFITPYRDLLLLFLLVTTVIDLLLLLILIIRTTRLNRRYRQFMAGMEGKNLEDMLLENLKLVKAGFHRVEEVELICRRLEGITQRCIQGVGVVRFNAFEDVGSDLSFAVALLDQHGDGVVFSSLYGREDTRTYAKPVTGGQSSYLLTAEEKAAIKKALDTKATRR